In Candidatus Kaistella beijingensis, a genomic segment contains:
- a CDS encoding metallophosphoesterase: MNLYVISDIHGLYYTFKELLNKIGFNKTDELIILGDYINRGKRSKEVVDFIMDLQSQNYFITLLKGNHEDMIFDSLELEDWTSGDPETLKSFGINHLKNLNNDYKNWFSKLKHFEEKQNTIFVHAGLNFRYDNPFEDNKSMMWIQDWYQTINYNWLSKRMIIHGHVPIEKDCIEKMSAEIDISRVLNIDNGSFLKNCKGFGNLCSFELNSRRLQFQGNID; this comes from the coding sequence ATGAATCTTTATGTTATTTCCGATATTCATGGTTTATATTATACATTCAAGGAGTTATTGAATAAGATTGGATTTAATAAAACTGATGAGTTAATTATTCTTGGAGACTATATTAATCGTGGAAAAAGAAGTAAAGAAGTAGTCGATTTTATAATGGATTTACAGAGTCAAAACTATTTCATTACTCTGTTGAAGGGAAATCATGAAGATATGATTTTTGATTCTTTAGAATTAGAAGATTGGACAAGCGGAGATCCTGAAACTTTGAAAAGTTTCGGAATAAATCACTTGAAAAATCTTAATAATGATTATAAAAATTGGTTTTCAAAATTGAAACATTTTGAAGAAAAGCAAAATACAATTTTTGTTCATGCAGGTTTAAATTTTCGTTATGACAATCCATTTGAAGATAATAAAAGCATGATGTGGATACAAGATTGGTATCAAACCATTAATTATAATTGGCTTTCTAAAAGAATGATTATACATGGTCATGTCCCAATTGAAAAAGATTGCATAGAAAAAATGTCTGCTGAAATAGATATTTCAAGAGTCCTAAACATTGACAATGGCAGTTTTTTAAAAAATTGCAAAGGTTTTGGAAATTTATGTTCTTTCGAATTAAACTCTAGACGTTTACAGTTTCAGGGAAATATTGATTAA
- a CDS encoding cupin domain-containing protein: MSIKNIQNSENYKWGKNCDGWKLVDTNSLSVIQEKMPPKTEENLHFHENCQQFFYILSGIAEFQIENEIFIVEENNGIHIPKMKKHKIMNRTEHDLDFLVISEPKSHGDRINL; encoded by the coding sequence ATGTCAATAAAAAATATTCAAAATTCTGAAAATTACAAATGGGGCAAAAATTGTGACGGATGGAAGTTAGTTGATACCAATTCTTTAAGTGTAATACAGGAAAAAATGCCTCCTAAAACCGAGGAAAATTTACATTTTCATGAAAACTGTCAACAATTTTTCTATATTTTGAGCGGAATTGCAGAATTTCAAATTGAAAATGAAATTTTTATAGTTGAGGAAAATAATGGAATTCACATTCCTAAAATGAAAAAGCATAAAATTATGAACAGAACTGAGCATGATTTGGATTTTTTAGTCATTTCAGAACCCAAATCTCATGGAGACAGAATTAACTTATAG
- a CDS encoding YqiA/YcfP family alpha/beta fold hydrolase, with translation MKNIISEQSLIIGQSLGGFWAEIFGIKYGVKTILINPSIEPNISLKKYDLSSENLENYLKFKENKSLSEKFSIILSSRDEVVDKKPVLEKYNGKTKFIYIDENHQIENLEPIFEEIKKIMN, from the coding sequence TTGAAAAATATTATTTCTGAACAAAGTTTAATTATTGGACAAAGTTTGGGCGGATTTTGGGCGGAAATTTTTGGAATAAAATACGGTGTGAAAACAATTTTAATAAATCCAAGTATAGAACCAAATATTTCGCTAAAAAAATACGACTTGAGTTCCGAAAATCTAGAGAATTATTTAAAATTCAAGGAAAATAAATCATTAAGTGAAAAATTTTCAATAATTTTATCAAGCAGAGATGAAGTTGTGGACAAAAAACCTGTATTGGAAAAATATAACGGAAAAACTAAATTTATTTATATAGACGAAAATCACCAAATAGAAAATTTGGAACCAATATTTGAAGAAATTAAAAAAATAATGAACTAA
- a CDS encoding GNAT family N-acetyltransferase gives MEDNFEPIILKDKSRLQEIYDLRVSAYENSPKSEFVNRQIFPNGLSDFLDKRDKTLHWIIEDKNKIIASARIAFCNDLEDLKVDVPDSLDNYKIPKSRPFAYYSRLIVHHEYRKFGFVNQLDKARVDFLQNQKEFSFALAWATSDRHKALENFNFKNLGNFNYNWGGSKSLIQSMFLLTLNN, from the coding sequence ATGGAGGACAATTTTGAACCAATCATACTTAAAGATAAATCTAGGCTTCAAGAAATCTATGATTTAAGAGTTTCAGCCTATGAAAACTCACCAAAATCCGAGTTTGTAAACAGGCAAATTTTTCCAAATGGGCTTTCTGATTTTTTAGATAAGAGAGACAAAACCTTGCATTGGATAATTGAAGATAAAAACAAAATTATTGCTTCTGCAAGAATTGCTTTTTGCAACGACTTGGAAGATTTAAAAGTTGATGTACCCGATTCATTAGACAACTACAAAATTCCGAAATCTAGACCTTTCGCCTATTACAGTAGATTAATTGTTCATCACGAATACAGAAAATTTGGCTTTGTTAATCAACTTGACAAAGCAAGGGTAGATTTTTTACAAAATCAGAAAGAATTTTCTTTTGCTTTGGCTTGGGCAACTTCTGACCGACACAAAGCACTTGAAAATTTCAATTTCAAAAACCTTGGTAATTTCAATTATAATTGGGGAGGAAGCAAAAGTCTTATCCAATCAATGTTTTTATTAACCCTAAATAATTAA
- a CDS encoding SWEET family sugar transporter, giving the protein MTFAYIIGILTVVTSLAVKIIGYPTQIMKIHKNKNVDNLSITLAIISFVTYICWTIHGIIKNDVVVIAGQSLGIVTSGILLFQILKYRNTNHKN; this is encoded by the coding sequence ATGACTTTTGCATACATCATAGGAATTCTTACAGTTGTAACAAGTTTAGCGGTGAAAATCATTGGCTACCCAACACAAATTATGAAAATTCACAAAAACAAAAATGTGGACAATCTTTCGATAACTCTAGCAATTATAAGTTTTGTAACGTACATCTGTTGGACAATTCACGGAATTATTAAAAATGATGTGGTTGTTATTGCGGGACAATCATTAGGAATTGTTACTAGCGGAATATTACTTTTTCAAATTTTAAAATATCGAAATACTAACCATAAAAATTAA
- a CDS encoding type I restriction endonuclease, protein MEADLKLKLEQLHNRVDALKDQINTEEATKNAFVMPFIQILGYDIFNPTEVIPEFICDIGTKKGEKIDYVIKKDNEPILIIECKHWKENADAHNSQLHRYYHVSKSRFGVLTNGHIFNFYADLEKPNIMDEKPFFTLDLSNLKDSSLKILANFTKNGYNLESILDSAEALKYIKAIRSEFEKELQEPSDEMVKMLVSRFFDKPLIASRLATFKDYTKRAFSNSINESISFRLKNALNINETVPSKQSDNITSVDEEENKDAPKFITTQEEIEGSQIIKAILREVIPASRIAFRDTQSYFGVLLDDNNRKPLCRLHFNSSNKYLEVFHQGKDNGEKKLLNSLEDIYEYKNELLATVKNYE, encoded by the coding sequence ATGGAAGCAGATTTAAAATTAAAATTGGAACAATTGCACAATCGCGTTGATGCATTAAAAGATCAAATCAACACCGAAGAAGCAACTAAAAATGCTTTTGTGATGCCTTTTATACAAATTCTTGGTTACGATATTTTTAATCCCACTGAAGTAATTCCAGAATTCATCTGTGATATCGGAACTAAAAAAGGAGAAAAAATAGATTATGTAATTAAAAAAGACAACGAACCAATTTTAATTATCGAGTGTAAACATTGGAAGGAAAATGCAGACGCTCATAATTCTCAACTTCACAGATATTATCACGTTTCAAAATCCAGATTTGGCGTTTTGACCAATGGCCATATTTTTAATTTTTATGCAGATTTGGAAAAACCAAATATAATGGATGAAAAGCCATTTTTTACTTTAGACTTATCAAACCTAAAGGATTCAAGTCTTAAAATTCTTGCGAATTTCACCAAAAATGGATACAATTTAGAAAGTATTTTGGATTCTGCGGAAGCGCTAAAATATATCAAAGCAATCCGCAGTGAATTTGAGAAAGAATTACAAGAACCTTCAGATGAAATGGTAAAAATGTTGGTAAGTAGATTTTTTGATAAGCCTTTGATTGCTTCAAGACTTGCAACTTTCAAAGATTATACAAAACGTGCTTTTTCTAACTCGATAAATGAATCAATTAGTTTCAGACTAAAAAATGCCTTAAATATTAATGAAACTGTTCCTTCAAAACAATCAGATAATATTACTTCTGTTGATGAAGAGGAAAATAAAGACGCACCTAAATTCATAACCACACAAGAAGAAATTGAAGGTTCACAGATCATAAAAGCAATTTTAAGAGAGGTAATTCCTGCTTCGAGAATTGCTTTCCGTGATACTCAATCATATTTTGGTGTTTTGTTAGATGACAATAACAGAAAACCGCTTTGTAGACTTCACTTTAATTCTTCAAACAAGTATCTCGAAGTTTTTCATCAGGGAAAAGATAACGGAGAAAAGAAATTGCTGAATTCTTTAGAAGATATTTATGAGTACAAGAATGAACTTCTTGCAACCGTGAAAAATTATGAATAA
- a CDS encoding DUF262 domain-containing protein, with amino-acid sequence MEENQIKTLTVTELLGKNFFIPEYQRGYRWTKTNVLQLLNDIWEYRQEPNNRNTFYCLQPVVVRQAEWQDINGTTIKGYELIDGQQRLTTLHRILTYLTLEYLQNNLKSEGYSENLYSIYYKTRLESKTFLETNNSDNTKPDLHYMSEAYKTIKEWFEDGRRGIPRQVKDEMLKIILPSIITNNKGEKQHPEWSVQVIWYEIKDTTQKSEELFTRLNRGKIPLTSAELIKAKFVNSDSFNGMSDDDKIKRRTQLVQIWDEIENQLNNPKFWAFISNESLSKYSNKIEYLFDIVANKKSNEKDPLFSFIHFFDDKETAKSLWEKWIKVEEIYRSLAYWFSNKNLYHKIGFLIATGTQIGTLISIKNNNTKKNFENEINELIANTIDEDWEELSYDKPNEHGKIINVLLLTNIEITRTNNNNNEFFPFEMYKSITKSLEHIHAQNIEGINENRRDEWFKWLHSHKNILLNVSDEKEKAQKLIDEVNSIDEKTYKYEDFKRLSEKILSLIPNDNKNENEYLHKIQNMALLGLEENISLSNSVFEVKRRKIIEMDKTGAFIPLATKRVFLKYYSSENNQRYSVWTEEERDAYLKEIRNRVELYKPLIIDTNA; translated from the coding sequence ATGGAAGAAAACCAAATAAAGACATTAACGGTAACTGAACTATTAGGAAAGAACTTTTTTATTCCTGAATATCAGCGAGGTTACAGGTGGACAAAAACAAATGTTTTACAATTACTCAATGATATTTGGGAATATAGACAAGAGCCAAACAACAGAAATACTTTTTACTGTTTACAACCAGTAGTAGTTAGACAAGCAGAATGGCAAGACATTAATGGAACAACCATAAAAGGTTATGAATTGATTGATGGTCAACAACGACTGACAACGCTTCATCGCATCCTTACTTATCTGACTTTAGAATATCTGCAAAACAATTTAAAATCCGAAGGTTATTCTGAAAACCTTTATTCCATTTACTATAAAACGAGATTAGAATCTAAGACTTTCTTAGAAACCAACAATTCCGATAATACAAAGCCTGACTTGCATTATATGAGTGAGGCATACAAAACAATTAAAGAATGGTTTGAAGACGGAAGAAGAGGAATACCAAGACAAGTAAAAGACGAAATGTTGAAAATAATTTTGCCAAGTATTATTACAAACAACAAAGGAGAAAAGCAACATCCTGAATGGAGCGTTCAGGTAATTTGGTATGAAATCAAAGATACAACACAGAAAAGCGAAGAACTTTTTACACGCTTAAACAGAGGAAAAATACCGCTTACAAGTGCAGAACTGATAAAAGCAAAATTTGTAAACTCTGACAGTTTCAATGGGATGTCAGATGATGATAAAATAAAAAGAAGAACACAGTTAGTTCAGATTTGGGATGAAATAGAAAACCAACTTAACAACCCTAAATTTTGGGCTTTTATTTCAAACGAAAGTTTAAGCAAATACAGCAACAAAATCGAGTATTTATTTGACATTGTCGCTAACAAAAAATCAAACGAAAAAGACCCTTTGTTTAGTTTTATACATTTCTTTGATGACAAAGAAACGGCAAAATCACTTTGGGAAAAATGGATAAAAGTTGAAGAAATATATCGCTCTTTGGCGTATTGGTTTTCTAACAAAAATCTTTATCACAAAATTGGTTTTCTTATTGCCACAGGAACACAAATTGGAACTTTGATAAGTATTAAGAACAACAATACAAAGAAAAATTTTGAAAATGAAATTAACGAGTTAATAGCAAATACTATTGATGAAGATTGGGAAGAATTGAGTTACGACAAACCAAACGAACACGGAAAAATTATAAACGTATTACTATTAACGAATATAGAAATCACAAGAACCAACAATAATAACAATGAGTTTTTCCCTTTTGAAATGTATAAAAGCATTACAAAGAGTTTAGAGCACATTCACGCTCAAAACATAGAAGGAATAAATGAAAACAGAAGAGATGAATGGTTTAAATGGTTGCATTCACATAAAAACATATTGCTAAACGTGTCTGACGAAAAAGAAAAAGCACAAAAATTAATTGATGAAGTCAATTCTATTGATGAGAAAACATACAAATACGAAGACTTCAAAAGATTGAGCGAAAAAATATTATCTCTTATTCCTAACGACAACAAAAACGAAAACGAGTATTTGCACAAAATTCAGAATATGGCATTACTAGGACTTGAAGAAAATATTTCATTAAGTAATTCCGTATTTGAGGTTAAACGAAGAAAAATAATTGAAATGGATAAAACAGGAGCATTTATTCCATTAGCAACAAAACGAGTTTTCTTAAAATATTATTCATCTGAAAATAATCAACGTTATTCTGTATGGACAGAAGAAGAACGAGACGCCTATTTGAAAGAAATACGCAATCGTGTTGAATTGTATAAACCATTAATCATAGACACAAATGCGTAG
- a CDS encoding DUF262 domain-containing protein: MRSNYIEILSNKVEIPIIQRDYAQGRTDSKTNKIRKDFLDALFDFISQKLTDKNAQIELDFIYGFSEVESDSKTTFVPIDGQQRLTTLWLLYWFVSVKENISDIETHFLSNFLYETRHSTTEFCRNLIQFNPEFSHEKISQEIKNQSWYFETWDYDPSIQAMLIVLDDIELRYKNFNTNNIWSAIGNSSCPFYFYKLDMDKVGLTDDLYIKMNSRGKPLTEFEYFKAGFAEIITDSKQRKRFEESIDGKWIDTVWHIILHSGSLSDEDDIALTVDNSFLNLFNFITSVISFKNDLKGQNENRYKNTVVSADLLKVIYSETENQNFLFDTLDGICKQEEENPVFWNDLFYYNKEEFETSKTRLFFTHRETNLLKRCLFNFADFRGFTFPEQILLLACLTHLKTPSKTFNDQIRIVRNLVVNSENELRDTVLGNSFAEVEDFISKVDLQVLKTFKTDQIEEEKSKKAYINQATSDKESLQKLEDSDILRGSISLLPLDNNVKNRADKFLEIFDETDFIQNFQAKINLLLSFGDYTQDDGSLTNLMTAKHRNIRSFLTTPGFNKTQFKTKTQPTIWACLDYFITNNSVAISKPIEDILATYTTNPKDWKYYFLKYSSFRENSNQGNFHWHSNSDYCIWKMKERQFNGYHWDTFLYELSKSNNKLEFESNYGSKLIFTHNRKKILISSIPDGFLFENGMSDRTLNTLLDELENNGIIDKDGKFIVAQNTDGLDTEDRLEKIKKALYEISNP, encoded by the coding sequence ATGCGTAGTAATTATATTGAAATTTTGAGCAACAAAGTTGAAATTCCAATCATTCAACGAGATTACGCTCAAGGAAGAACAGACAGTAAAACCAACAAAATCCGTAAAGATTTCTTGGACGCATTGTTTGATTTTATTTCTCAAAAACTAACCGATAAGAACGCACAAATAGAGCTTGATTTTATATATGGTTTTAGCGAAGTAGAATCTGATAGCAAAACTACGTTTGTTCCAATTGATGGACAACAGAGATTGACAACGCTTTGGCTTTTGTATTGGTTTGTTTCTGTGAAAGAAAATATTTCAGACATCGAAACACATTTCCTTTCCAATTTTTTATACGAAACACGACATAGCACAACAGAATTTTGCAGAAATTTAATCCAGTTCAACCCTGAATTTTCACACGAAAAAATAAGCCAAGAAATTAAAAACCAGTCTTGGTATTTTGAAACTTGGGACTACGACCCAAGCATTCAAGCAATGCTAATCGTTCTTGACGACATAGAATTGAGATATAAAAACTTCAACACAAATAATATTTGGAGTGCTATTGGAAATTCTTCTTGTCCTTTTTATTTCTACAAATTAGATATGGACAAAGTCGGTTTAACAGACGATTTGTATATCAAAATGAATTCACGAGGTAAACCGCTTACTGAATTTGAGTATTTCAAAGCAGGTTTTGCTGAAATAATTACAGATAGCAAACAAAGAAAAAGATTTGAGGAATCTATTGACGGAAAATGGATTGATACTGTTTGGCATATTATTCTTCATTCAGGCTCTTTATCTGACGAAGACGATATTGCTTTAACGGTTGACAATTCTTTTCTCAATTTATTCAACTTCATCACTTCAGTAATTTCTTTCAAAAACGACTTGAAAGGCCAAAATGAAAATCGGTATAAAAACACAGTTGTTTCAGCAGATTTATTAAAGGTCATATACAGCGAAACAGAAAATCAAAACTTCTTATTTGACACTTTAGATGGTATTTGTAAGCAAGAAGAAGAAAACCCAGTATTTTGGAACGACTTGTTTTATTACAACAAAGAAGAATTTGAAACAAGTAAAACAAGATTGTTTTTCACTCATAGAGAAACAAATCTTCTAAAACGTTGCTTATTCAACTTTGCAGATTTCAGAGGTTTTACATTCCCTGAGCAAATATTGTTATTGGCTTGTTTGACTCATTTAAAAACACCTAGTAAGACATTTAATGACCAAATCAGAATAGTAAGAAACTTGGTTGTGAATTCAGAAAATGAATTACGTGATACTGTTTTAGGAAACAGCTTTGCAGAAGTTGAGGACTTTATTTCCAAAGTCGACTTACAAGTTCTCAAAACTTTCAAAACTGACCAGATAGAAGAAGAGAAATCTAAAAAGGCTTATATCAATCAAGCAACTTCCGATAAGGAATCACTTCAAAAACTTGAAGACAGTGACATACTAAGAGGTAGCATTTCATTGTTGCCATTAGATAACAATGTAAAAAATCGTGCAGACAAATTTTTGGAGATTTTTGACGAAACAGATTTTATTCAAAATTTTCAGGCAAAAATTAATCTATTGTTGAGTTTTGGTGATTATACTCAAGATGACGGCTCATTAACAAACCTGATGACAGCAAAACATCGTAACATAAGAAGTTTTCTAACAACTCCAGGTTTTAATAAAACTCAATTCAAAACTAAAACACAGCCGACAATTTGGGCTTGCTTGGATTACTTTATCACGAACAACAGTGTTGCAATTTCTAAACCAATTGAAGACATACTTGCAACTTATACAACGAATCCGAAGGATTGGAAGTATTATTTTTTAAAGTATTCTTCATTCAGAGAAAACAGTAATCAAGGTAATTTTCATTGGCACAGCAATAGCGATTATTGCATTTGGAAAATGAAAGAAAGGCAGTTTAATGGTTACCATTGGGACACGTTTTTATACGAACTTTCCAAATCAAACAATAAGTTAGAGTTTGAAAGCAATTACGGTTCTAAACTCATTTTTACTCACAATAGAAAGAAGATTTTAATTTCTTCAATTCCAGACGGCTTCCTATTTGAAAATGGAATGTCAGACCGAACACTAAACACTTTGTTAGACGAATTGGAGAACAATGGTATAATTGACAAGGACGGAAAATTTATAGTTGCTCAAAACACAGACGGTTTAGACACAGAAGATAGACTTGAAAAAATTAAAAAGGCATTATACGAAATTTCCAACCCATAA
- a CDS encoding contact-dependent growth inhibition system immunity protein produces MKKNSKLEPNYKYKNLENLEKDFWGEPKYESYLVKTCHKLRKKIINEFSIEDLRIMIGQNIGLKYLIPSAIEILNQNIIAEGDFYEGDLLKSVLTSEIDYWKNNKDNWNKIIEIITKKEELLKSFETTKEIRMEIFESIERFKKL; encoded by the coding sequence ATGAAAAAAAATTCTAAACTTGAACCAAACTATAAATATAAAAATCTAGAAAATCTAGAAAAAGATTTTTGGGGTGAACCTAAATATGAAAGTTATTTGGTGAAAACTTGCCATAAATTAAGAAAAAAAATAATTAATGAATTTTCTATTGAAGATTTGAGAATTATGATTGGACAAAATATTGGTCTAAAATATCTAATTCCAAGCGCAATAGAAATATTGAATCAAAATATTATAGCCGAAGGAGATTTTTATGAAGGAGATTTACTAAAATCTGTTTTGACTAGCGAAATTGATTATTGGAAAAACAATAAAGATAATTGGAATAAAATAATTGAAATAATTACTAAAAAAGAAGAACTATTAAAAAGTTTTGAAACTACAAAAGAAATTAGAATGGAGATTTTTGAATCAATTGAAAGATTTAAAAAACTCTAA
- a CDS encoding helix-turn-helix domain-containing protein, giving the protein MIKKGIVIFIFLFTASVLYAQNKFDFEKEYERASQLTSKNIDSAETVFNLIIQNANEGKELVYAARANNMMAYLYQLRSDEHKCQEFANKSYELSEKINYSIGKAVSLRTLALQSARLGMKDDAFQKFNLAIDELNDDKTQEDYKVRGNIYAAFMGLYENDYERQSYYIKKTIENYEKLEDKKVRNSLLSNFYLSVATKYTNNQKFSYSQTIVRKAISLLPIDDIENQINVYFISAANYEGLNKQDSALYYCKISLDLAKKYEFKEHEFLIIKNLPKLYASLKDSTGISNVYLKRDSLLREKDSIKKIAINNIFVNKEKSFNTEIEKQKSHFNFVLWFGIVISILLGILIIYHFRQRKKYRKIVQQIYAENQQRQKNLTKAKETGEIIKSPSILIPNRGYKPEENNDEFYHENLNISPEIEEKIMKLLEKFEQKKGFNEKGISLYNLANSFNVNTKYLSVIIRKNKGIPFNNYITQLRINYIVDQLLNEPKFSKYRISHLAEISGFSSHSAFSSEFKKQMGRHPSIFIKELKSIK; this is encoded by the coding sequence ATGATTAAAAAGGGTATTGTAATTTTTATTTTTTTATTCACTGCATCAGTTTTGTATGCTCAAAATAAATTTGATTTTGAAAAAGAATACGAAAGGGCTAGTCAATTAACGAGCAAAAACATAGACAGTGCAGAAACTGTTTTTAACTTAATTATACAAAACGCAAACGAAGGAAAAGAATTGGTATACGCAGCTAGGGCAAATAACATGATGGCATATCTATATCAATTAAGGTCAGACGAACATAAATGTCAGGAATTTGCCAATAAGTCTTATGAATTATCAGAAAAAATTAATTATAGTATTGGAAAGGCGGTATCGCTCAGAACTCTTGCACTACAATCTGCAAGATTAGGAATGAAAGATGATGCATTTCAAAAATTCAATCTTGCAATTGATGAACTAAATGATGATAAAACACAGGAAGACTATAAAGTCCGAGGCAATATTTATGCAGCTTTTATGGGGTTGTATGAAAATGATTATGAACGACAGTCATATTATATAAAAAAAACGATTGAAAATTATGAAAAGTTAGAAGATAAAAAAGTTAGAAACTCACTTTTATCAAATTTTTATTTAAGTGTGGCTACAAAATATACTAACAATCAAAAATTTAGTTATTCGCAAACTATAGTTAGAAAAGCTATTTCCTTACTCCCTATTGACGATATTGAAAACCAAATTAACGTCTATTTTATTTCAGCTGCGAATTATGAAGGTTTAAATAAACAAGACAGTGCTCTCTATTATTGTAAAATATCTTTGGATTTAGCAAAAAAATATGAATTTAAAGAACATGAATTTTTAATAATAAAAAACCTCCCCAAATTATATGCTTCTTTAAAAGATTCAACTGGTATAAGTAATGTTTATTTAAAAAGAGATTCACTTTTAAGAGAAAAAGATTCAATAAAAAAAATCGCAATTAATAATATTTTTGTAAATAAAGAAAAGAGTTTTAATACCGAAATTGAAAAACAAAAATCTCATTTCAATTTTGTTCTTTGGTTCGGGATTGTGATATCAATTTTATTAGGAATTTTAATTATTTATCATTTCCGTCAGCGAAAAAAATACCGTAAAATTGTTCAGCAAATATATGCTGAAAATCAACAACGACAAAAGAACTTAACAAAAGCAAAAGAAACCGGAGAAATAATAAAATCCCCTTCAATTTTGATTCCGAATAGAGGTTATAAACCAGAAGAAAATAACGATGAATTCTATCATGAAAATCTAAATATTTCACCTGAAATAGAAGAGAAAATTATGAAACTTTTAGAAAAGTTCGAGCAGAAAAAAGGATTTAACGAGAAAGGCATTTCGCTCTACAACTTGGCTAACAGCTTCAATGTAAATACAAAGTATCTTTCAGTTATCATTCGAAAAAATAAAGGTATTCCTTTTAATAATTATATTACTCAATTGAGAATCAATTACATTGTAGATCAACTTTTGAACGAACCAAAATTTTCAAAATATAGGATTAGCCATTTGGCTGAAATTTCTGGCTTTTCTTCTCACAGTGCATTTTCTTCAGAATTTAAAAAACAAATGGGAAGGCACCCTTCAATTTTTATAAAAGAACTTAAATCTATTAAATAA